From Pusillibacter faecalis, one genomic window encodes:
- a CDS encoding energy-coupling factor transporter transmembrane component T, whose amino-acid sequence MSRELLASQKNHSGIVLDPRTKLAVLTTIAVFILGGSYEGVMQYYIIVLAAIPLLLLLLAGKWKGAVLYLLIFGGSLCLELFGLSYLTGVANFIAVAIVGLFLRFTPGIVMGYFVVTTTTVSEFVAAMERLHLPQQITIPMSVIFRFFPTVAEEWSAIGDAMRMRGVRFGGGKAGSILEYRMVPMMICSVKIGEELSAAALTRGLGGPVKRTNICKIGFRAQDIVLLLICLGAFAAQVYVWAARG is encoded by the coding sequence ATGAGCCGCGAGCTTCTTGCCAGTCAGAAAAACCACAGTGGGATTGTTTTAGATCCCCGCACAAAATTGGCGGTGCTGACCACCATAGCCGTTTTCATTTTGGGCGGCTCGTATGAAGGCGTCATGCAGTATTACATCATTGTGCTGGCGGCGATCCCCCTGCTGCTTCTGCTCTTGGCAGGAAAATGGAAAGGCGCTGTTCTCTATCTCCTGATTTTTGGGGGAAGCCTCTGCTTGGAACTGTTTGGACTATCCTATCTGACCGGGGTTGCAAATTTTATCGCGGTTGCCATTGTGGGGCTGTTCCTCCGGTTTACGCCGGGAATTGTCATGGGGTACTTCGTAGTCACGACCACAACCGTCAGCGAATTCGTGGCCGCCATGGAGCGGCTTCACCTGCCGCAGCAGATCACGATCCCCATGTCGGTCATCTTCCGCTTTTTCCCGACGGTGGCGGAAGAATGGAGCGCCATTGGGGACGCCATGCGGATGCGCGGCGTCCGCTTTGGCGGTGGAAAGGCCGGCTCTATTCTGGAATACCGCATGGTTCCCATGATGATCTGCTCCGTCAAGATTGGAGAAGAGTTGAGTGCGGCGGCACTGACCCGCGGCCTGGGCGGACCGGTCAAGCGGACCAACATCTGTAAAATCGGGTTTCGCGCACAGGATATTGTGTTGCTCCTGATCTGCCTTGGGGCATTTGCCGCGCAAGTCTATGTGTGGGCTGCAAGGGGGTGA
- a CDS encoding MptD family putative ECF transporter S component yields the protein MNRLQGKDLINIGIFTAIYFIVIFAAASIGFIPIFIPLISVIVPLVGGIPMMLFFSKIKKFGMLTICGLLLGIIMLLTGMGYWCIPTGLIFGLISDFMMKGCGYKNAKREVLIHGVFSMWVIGAFIPIVVTRDAYYQNLLPGYGQEYADTLMAYMPDWILPMLLVAAFVSGLVGGLIGRKIFKKHFERAGIV from the coding sequence ATGAACAGGCTTCAAGGGAAAGACTTAATCAACATCGGTATTTTTACGGCGATCTACTTTATCGTGATCTTTGCCGCGGCATCTATTGGCTTTATCCCTATTTTCATCCCGCTCATCAGTGTGATCGTTCCGCTGGTCGGCGGCATCCCCATGATGCTGTTTTTCTCCAAAATTAAAAAGTTTGGCATGCTGACTATCTGCGGCCTGCTGCTCGGTATTATTATGCTGCTTACCGGAATGGGCTACTGGTGCATCCCAACCGGCCTGATTTTTGGATTGATCTCTGATTTCATGATGAAGGGCTGCGGCTACAAAAACGCCAAGCGCGAAGTCTTGATCCACGGCGTTTTCTCCATGTGGGTGATCGGCGCGTTCATCCCTATTGTTGTGACACGGGACGCTTACTATCAAAATCTCCTTCCCGGCTATGGACAGGAATATGCAGACACGCTCATGGCCTATATGCCGGACTGGATTTTGCCGATGCTTCTGGTGGCGGCCTTTGTCAGCGGGCTGGTGGGCGGCCTGATTGGACGCAAAATTTTCAAAAAGCACTTTGAACGGGCGGGAATTGTATAA
- a CDS encoding helix-turn-helix domain-containing protein, protein MMESILKNSDTVLGVEWKSGPNSSELLLEQEDGRGRMVFHPLFPGVTLAFIQVNASNWPESEANAELRPLLINYCVAGRSELLLDDGAYIYLKENDFAVSEQTAQDGYIFPTRLYQGIKIYFDIEQLSHHAQELMSAFELDFTLLRENYCRRQKTYINEADSTLTAIFHKLWALSEQPSLFYLRIYTLELIYELLHTEPRPSKTCGFYTELQVGIAKKAEQILTADLRKHIPVRLLAEKFSVGETSLKNYFRGVYGQNISTYLREARMKAAAEFLEDTSRPIAEIAEQIGYSNQGKFAAVFKKQFGMSPLEYRRAQKLSTL, encoded by the coding sequence ATGATGGAAAGCATCCTGAAAAACAGTGATACCGTTTTGGGCGTAGAGTGGAAAAGCGGCCCAAATAGCAGCGAACTTCTTTTGGAGCAGGAGGACGGCCGCGGAAGGATGGTCTTCCACCCGCTCTTTCCCGGTGTGACCCTGGCGTTTATTCAGGTAAACGCGTCAAACTGGCCGGAGTCCGAGGCCAATGCCGAGCTGCGGCCCCTGCTGATCAATTACTGCGTTGCAGGAAGAAGTGAGCTTCTTCTGGATGACGGAGCCTACATATACCTGAAGGAAAATGATTTTGCCGTCAGTGAGCAGACGGCCCAGGACGGCTATATTTTCCCAACAAGGCTTTATCAGGGCATTAAAATCTATTTTGATATAGAACAGCTCTCTCATCACGCCCAGGAACTGATGTCCGCTTTTGAGCTGGATTTTACTCTGCTGCGTGAGAACTATTGCCGCAGACAAAAGACCTATATCAACGAGGCGGACAGCACACTTACCGCCATTTTCCACAAACTCTGGGCACTGTCGGAGCAGCCGTCTCTCTTTTATCTGCGCATCTATACGCTGGAACTGATTTACGAACTGCTCCATACAGAGCCGCGCCCTTCAAAAACCTGCGGCTTTTATACGGAACTTCAGGTGGGGATCGCCAAAAAAGCAGAACAAATCCTCACCGCAGATCTCCGGAAACATATCCCCGTGCGTCTGCTGGCGGAAAAATTCTCCGTTGGAGAAACCAGCTTGAAAAACTACTTCCGTGGGGTGTACGGCCAGAACATCTCCACCTATCTGCGGGAGGCCCGTATGAAAGCCGCCGCTGAATTTTTAGAGGACACCAGCCGCCCCATTGCGGAAATCGCGGAGCAGATTGGCTATTCCAATCAGGGAAAGTTTGCAGCGGTATTCAAGAAGCAATTCGGCATGTCCCCGTTGGAGTACCGGCGCGCACAGAAGCTGTCCACACTTTAG
- a CDS encoding ABC transporter ATP-binding protein: protein MIQIDHVTFSYGEETEHTGGVRDIELQIKRGEFAVLCGESGCGKTTITRLINGLIPHYYEGKMSGGVWVNGAEVSKQPLYDTAKIVGSVFQNPRSQFFNVDTTSEITFGCENLGQPAETIRARLERTVRDFRLEKLMDRNIFHLSGGEKQKVACAGVSIMEPEVLVLDEPSSNLDAASISDLRKTLAFWKGQGKTIVVSEHRLYYLRGLADRFIYMKGGKITREYTSEEFKGLSEQARTEMGLRTFALEQLQPPQTPQCTGTELELKQFRFAYPHGSAILHIQDCTIPAGRIVGIIGNNGAGKSTFSRCFCGLEKQCGEVIWNGKRYRPKDRLNTCYMVMQEVNHQLFTETVLDEVLISMEEPDTKQAEEILSRLDLLPFRDRHPMSLSGGQKQRVAIASAIASKRSILFFDEPTSGLDYRHMKEVAAVLRQLSTEGVTVYVITHDLELLLDCCTDIIHFAQGNIAGQYPMDAGGLSRVCAYFMGSGA from the coding sequence ATGATTCAGATTGACCATGTGACCTTCTCTTATGGAGAAGAAACGGAGCATACCGGTGGTGTTCGGGACATTGAGCTTCAGATCAAGCGCGGCGAGTTTGCCGTGCTCTGCGGCGAGAGCGGCTGCGGAAAAACCACGATCACACGCTTGATCAACGGCCTGATCCCCCATTATTACGAAGGGAAGATGAGCGGCGGCGTGTGGGTCAACGGGGCTGAAGTGTCAAAACAACCGCTCTATGATACGGCGAAAATCGTGGGCAGCGTGTTCCAAAACCCGCGTTCCCAGTTTTTTAATGTAGATACAACCAGCGAGATCACCTTTGGCTGTGAAAATCTGGGCCAGCCGGCAGAAACAATCCGGGCGCGGCTGGAGAGGACGGTCCGTGATTTCCGATTGGAAAAGCTGATGGACCGGAATATCTTCCACCTCTCCGGAGGAGAGAAACAAAAAGTTGCCTGCGCCGGCGTTTCGATCATGGAGCCGGAGGTACTGGTACTGGATGAGCCATCCTCCAATCTGGATGCGGCATCCATTTCCGACCTGCGGAAAACCCTGGCTTTCTGGAAAGGCCAAGGGAAAACCATCGTCGTATCGGAACACAGGCTCTATTATCTCCGTGGTCTGGCGGATCGTTTTATTTATATGAAGGGCGGCAAAATCACACGGGAATATACTTCGGAGGAATTTAAAGGCCTGTCGGAGCAAGCCCGGACGGAAATGGGGCTACGCACTTTCGCCCTGGAACAATTACAACCGCCGCAAACACCGCAATGCACAGGGACGGAACTGGAGCTGAAGCAGTTCCGCTTTGCGTATCCCCATGGATCGGCAATCCTGCACATACAGGATTGCACTATTCCGGCCGGCCGCATTGTAGGCATCATTGGTAATAACGGGGCTGGCAAGTCCACCTTTTCCCGGTGCTTCTGCGGGCTGGAGAAGCAATGCGGCGAGGTAATCTGGAACGGCAAGCGATACCGTCCGAAAGATCGGCTGAACACCTGCTATATGGTCATGCAAGAGGTAAACCATCAGCTCTTTACAGAAACAGTCCTGGACGAAGTGTTGATCAGCATGGAGGAGCCGGATACAAAACAGGCAGAGGAAATCCTGTCCCGGCTGGATCTCCTCCCGTTCAGAGACAGGCACCCCATGTCGCTTTCCGGCGGGCAGAAACAGAGGGTGGCCATCGCATCCGCCATTGCGTCAAAGCGGTCTATTCTCTTTTTTGACGAACCCACCAGCGGCCTTGATTACCGGCACATGAAAGAGGTCGCCGCTGTTTTGCGGCAGCTCAGCACGGAAGGCGTCACTGTTTATGTGATCACACACGATCTGGAACTGCTGCTGGACTGCTGCACGGACATCATCCATTTCGCCCAGGGAAACATTGCCGGCCAATATCCTATGGATGCGGGCGGCCTTTCAAGGGTCTGCGCTTATTTTATGGGAAGCGGCGCCTAA
- a CDS encoding energy-coupling factor transporter transmembrane component T yields MSSASYPTVTASKKSIQLDPRTKLLLLLTITTLMFSTSNEGIMNLIKPLLSLVPFILILSERRFQTAAKYLILYAACFALERVALIWASGLFSFVLLAVTSIMTRFAPGIMMGAYLIASTSVSEFIGAMERMHLTEKIVIPLSVIFRFFPTVSEEYQAIRDAMKMRGIRFGGKNPFLMVEYRLVPLIVSVVKIGDELSAAALTRGLGAPGRRTNLCRIGFHVQDLMAALFCVACFALFLLQPQIAFWGGVRG; encoded by the coding sequence ATGAGCAGCGCATCATACCCCACAGTAACAGCAAGCAAGAAAAGCATCCAACTGGACCCGCGCACCAAGCTGCTTCTTCTGCTGACCATCACCACCCTGATGTTCAGTACCAGCAACGAGGGGATCATGAATTTGATAAAGCCACTTTTGAGCCTCGTCCCATTTATCCTGATCCTCTCCGAGCGACGCTTTCAGACGGCGGCAAAGTACCTGATTTTGTATGCGGCCTGTTTTGCGCTGGAGCGTGTGGCCCTGATCTGGGCGAGCGGGCTTTTCTCCTTTGTCCTGCTGGCGGTCACATCCATCATGACCCGCTTTGCACCCGGTATCATGATGGGCGCCTATCTGATTGCGTCCACATCGGTGAGCGAATTCATTGGAGCCATGGAGCGGATGCACCTGACGGAGAAGATCGTGATCCCGCTGTCGGTGATTTTCCGCTTCTTTCCCACCGTCAGCGAGGAGTATCAGGCCATCCGGGACGCTATGAAGATGCGCGGGATACGCTTCGGAGGAAAGAATCCGTTCCTAATGGTCGAGTACCGGCTGGTACCGCTTATTGTATCCGTGGTCAAAATCGGGGATGAACTTTCCGCTGCCGCCTTAACGCGGGGTCTTGGGGCTCCAGGAAGGCGTACCAACTTGTGCCGGATTGGGTTTCATGTACAGGATCTTATGGCGGCGCTGTTCTGCGTCGCCTGCTTCGCTCTGTTTCTGCTCCAGCCGCAGATCGCTTTTTGGGGAGGTGTCAGAGGATGA
- a CDS encoding MptD family putative ECF transporter S component produces MSNKLQAKDLISLGLFTVLYFVIGCCVAIPIGFVPIFLPVLGALWALITGIPFMLFLTRVKKFGMVTIMGILSGLLMGLTGMGFWGVPLGAVFGLLGDLILKSGGYKSAKKSLLGYAVFSLWMVGTYIPMYFMVEDSWASFAASFGAEYADQVMAVMPMWSIILVIAGIFVFAIFGGLLGKALLKKHFAKAGIA; encoded by the coding sequence ATGAGTAACAAACTTCAGGCAAAAGACTTGATCAGCCTTGGACTGTTTACGGTCCTGTATTTTGTCATCGGCTGCTGTGTCGCAATCCCCATCGGGTTTGTGCCAATTTTCCTTCCCGTCCTGGGGGCGCTATGGGCGCTGATCACCGGCATCCCATTCATGCTGTTCCTGACAAGGGTGAAAAAGTTCGGGATGGTCACCATTATGGGCATTTTGAGCGGCCTGCTGATGGGGTTGACCGGCATGGGCTTCTGGGGCGTCCCCCTGGGGGCTGTTTTTGGACTGCTGGGTGATTTGATTTTGAAATCCGGCGGCTATAAGAGCGCCAAGAAGAGCCTGCTGGGGTATGCGGTGTTCAGCCTCTGGATGGTGGGTACCTATATCCCCATGTATTTTATGGTGGAAGACTCCTGGGCGAGTTTTGCGGCCAGCTTCGGAGCGGAATATGCGGATCAGGTAATGGCTGTCATGCCGATGTGGAGTATAATCCTGGTAATTGCAGGAATCTTTGTGTTCGCCATTTTCGGTGGACTGCTGGGCAAGGCTCTCTTGAAAAAGCACTTTGCCAAGGCGGGCATTGCGTAA
- a CDS encoding helix-turn-helix domain-containing protein: MNIDEIIRKCVEVPGISIERGEYSAGLFLNGKDGKGSVTFFPLFSGLTLAYISVNAPLWTAPDLCGEGSEEKGPLLLNYCVTGRCEIILNNGNFVYVTDGDLSLTEHFAQRQYVYPRRIYEGLEFFIELDTLAAQSAWLLEEFGLDFHCVVERYCRNGSTYISKAVPDAEELLKKLWSLYHEPMPFAVMQMKIYSLALFSLLMAQKEIPPSQVCAYFTETQVSIAKQVEQIITADLRQYHPAWELAARFSISETSMKNYFRGVFGQNISAYLREVRMRKSAELLTGSRLSVSEVAERVGYINQSKFASVFKKQFGMSPLEYRRMKHLERLRLDTP, translated from the coding sequence ATGAACATTGATGAAATCATCCGAAAATGCGTTGAAGTTCCCGGAATATCTATCGAACGGGGAGAATACAGCGCGGGACTTTTTCTAAATGGGAAGGATGGAAAAGGCTCTGTGACATTTTTCCCGCTTTTCTCGGGATTGACGCTGGCCTATATCTCAGTAAACGCTCCGCTCTGGACAGCACCGGATCTGTGCGGAGAGGGCTCCGAGGAAAAAGGGCCGCTGCTTCTGAACTACTGCGTTACTGGGCGCTGTGAGATCATTCTGAACAACGGAAATTTTGTGTATGTGACGGATGGGGATCTATCCCTGACAGAGCATTTTGCTCAAAGGCAGTATGTCTATCCACGCCGCATCTACGAGGGGCTGGAGTTCTTTATAGAGCTTGATACGCTTGCAGCGCAGAGCGCATGGCTTCTGGAGGAATTCGGACTTGACTTTCACTGCGTTGTGGAGCGGTACTGCCGGAATGGAAGCACCTACATCTCCAAGGCTGTCCCCGACGCGGAAGAATTGTTGAAAAAACTATGGTCACTGTATCATGAGCCTATGCCCTTTGCTGTAATGCAGATGAAGATCTATTCCCTGGCGCTGTTTTCGCTGTTGATGGCGCAGAAGGAAATCCCTCCGTCCCAAGTCTGCGCCTATTTTACAGAAACGCAGGTGAGCATTGCAAAACAGGTGGAACAGATCATCACAGCCGACCTGCGGCAGTATCATCCGGCATGGGAACTGGCCGCGAGGTTTTCTATCAGCGAAACCAGTATGAAGAATTATTTTCGCGGCGTCTTCGGGCAAAACATATCGGCGTATCTCCGGGAGGTCAGAATGAGAAAATCCGCGGAATTGTTGACGGGCAGCCGACTTTCGGTATCTGAGGTGGCGGAACGGGTCGGATACATCAACCAGAGCAAATTTGCATCCGTTTTCAAAAAGCAATTCGGCATGTCCCCGCTGGAGTACCGGCGCATGAAACATTTAGAGCGTCTCCGCCTTGATACGCCTTAG
- a CDS encoding TetR/AcrR family transcriptional regulator C-terminal domain-containing protein: MAVDTKELIAEAVKRLLMQKKVKKLTVKDIVDECSITRQTFYYHFEDIPDLLKWVLERGTDKMVEETLTQGNAEKGLRCLFLLALNARPYVEHGLQTNYRDEIERMVEEQLFTFFLRVVEKRGLYAQCSHADLKLVMRYHSQAVLGLLKNWTEADSGDLDHIVHIVHQLVAGEISPRQ, from the coding sequence GTGGCAGTTGACACAAAGGAACTGATTGCAGAGGCCGTGAAGCGGCTTCTGATGCAAAAGAAGGTCAAAAAACTGACGGTGAAAGACATCGTGGATGAATGCAGCATCACCCGGCAGACCTTTTACTATCATTTTGAAGATATTCCAGACCTGTTGAAATGGGTCCTGGAGCGCGGCACGGATAAGATGGTCGAGGAAACGCTTACCCAAGGGAACGCAGAAAAGGGGCTGCGCTGCCTGTTCCTGCTGGCACTGAACGCCCGCCCCTATGTGGAGCACGGCCTTCAAACCAACTACCGGGATGAGATTGAGCGGATGGTGGAGGAACAACTTTTCACATTTTTCCTGCGGGTGGTGGAAAAACGCGGCCTGTACGCTCAATGCAGCCATGCGGACTTGAAACTTGTGATGCGCTACCACAGTCAGGCGGTCCTCGGCCTCCTCAAAAACTGGACCGAGGCTGACAGCGGCGATTTAGACCACATCGTTCATATTGTCCATCAGCTTGTTGCGGGGGAGATCTCCCCCAGACAATAA
- a CDS encoding HdeD family acid-resistance protein: MRCRSKFGWMELMIGILLIVLGIFTFLRPGSVLTGAVLVYGVFALITGIADIVFYVKMERHTGFGPVVALVSGILSVIAGLLVMVYPGAAAWALTIFFPLWFIMHCISRLTHLGIIRYVAGSGYYYFSLILNIIGLVLGFLMLLQPALAFLSMGFVIGAYLILLGIDSLVLAFSDVGYKW; this comes from the coding sequence ATGAGGTGTCGCTCTAAATTTGGATGGATGGAACTGATGATCGGCATTCTGCTGATCGTGCTGGGCATCTTCACTTTTCTGAGGCCGGGCAGCGTGCTGACCGGCGCCGTGCTGGTCTACGGCGTGTTCGCCCTTATCACAGGGATTGCGGATATTGTGTTCTATGTGAAGATGGAGCGTCATACCGGCTTCGGGCCGGTAGTAGCTCTGGTCAGCGGCATTTTGAGCGTGATCGCGGGTTTGCTGGTGATGGTCTATCCCGGCGCCGCGGCCTGGGCGCTGACGATCTTCTTCCCCCTATGGTTCATCATGCACTGCATCTCCCGCCTGACCCACTTGGGGATCATCCGGTATGTGGCCGGCAGCGGGTACTACTATTTCAGCCTGATCCTGAACATCATCGGGCTGGTGCTCGGCTTCCTCATGCTGCTCCAGCCGGCCCTCGCGTTCCTGTCCATGGGCTTTGTCATCGGGGCCTATCTGATCCTGCTGGGGATCGACAGCCTTGTGCTGGCGTTCAGCGATGTGGGCTATAAATGGTAA
- a CDS encoding linear amide C-N hydrolase, whose protein sequence is MCTAINFLNQQHENVFGRTMDFHYILDPRLAVFPAGSTWENTLGRQLTDRYAVAGISRHFKNLYVLFDGVNEKGLAGGALYFKGYADFPPFSQQSGKAQVPALDFLHYVLGLCASLDDLRELLADITLVGLQDKLTGTVAPLHWIFTDLSGKSLVVEQIKQGLNAYENPVGVLTNSPDFPWQMTNLRSYIGAAPEQTEQADWGGFRMEPFGQAAGTSVLPGGYTPPARFVRTAFQKLHMVQPETMQEAVIAGFHILEGVTLPNGVVKTANGTFDYTQYTSMIDLPNKVYYFKTYENPQIIRVDLKPVWASGEQTVRDLGSIHVPIRYGTME, encoded by the coding sequence ATGTGTACTGCAATCAATTTCTTAAATCAGCAGCATGAAAATGTGTTTGGCCGGACAATGGATTTCCACTACATTCTGGACCCGCGCCTTGCGGTCTTTCCCGCCGGCTCCACCTGGGAAAACACGCTGGGCAGGCAGCTCACTGACCGGTACGCGGTCGCGGGGATCAGCCGCCACTTCAAAAATCTCTATGTCCTGTTTGATGGCGTCAATGAAAAGGGGCTTGCGGGCGGCGCGCTGTACTTTAAGGGATATGCCGACTTCCCGCCGTTCTCCCAACAGAGCGGCAAGGCGCAGGTCCCAGCCCTGGACTTTTTGCACTATGTCCTCGGCCTCTGCGCCTCTCTGGACGACCTCCGGGAGCTTCTGGCCGACATCACCCTGGTGGGGCTTCAGGACAAACTGACCGGGACCGTCGCGCCGCTGCACTGGATCTTCACCGACCTGTCCGGCAAAAGCCTCGTGGTGGAGCAGATCAAACAGGGGCTGAACGCCTATGAAAACCCGGTGGGCGTTCTGACCAACAGCCCGGATTTCCCCTGGCAGATGACGAATTTACGCAGCTACATTGGAGCCGCGCCGGAGCAGACGGAGCAGGCGGATTGGGGTGGTTTCCGGATGGAGCCTTTTGGGCAGGCCGCCGGAACGAGCGTCCTGCCCGGGGGCTACACACCACCCGCCCGTTTCGTCAGGACCGCGTTCCAGAAGCTCCATATGGTGCAGCCGGAGACCATGCAGGAAGCCGTTATTGCAGGCTTTCACATCCTGGAGGGCGTCACCCTGCCCAACGGCGTGGTAAAGACGGCCAACGGGACCTTTGACTACACCCAGTACACTTCCATGATCGACCTTCCGAACAAGGTCTACTATTTCAAGACCTATGAAAATCCCCAAATCATCCGGGTGGACCTGAAGCCGGTCTGGGCGTCCGGGGAACAGACGGTGCGGGATCTGGGCAGCATCCATGTGCCGATCCGCTACGGAACGATGGAGTGA
- a CDS encoding GNAT family N-acetyltransferase, which produces MELRIPTSEQLKSVYEGQLKQAFPASELKPLQSIEELWRDGLYRPWCLFDGDEIVGACFLWLGRPGWALLDYLCVSADHRNRGIGALLLSMLLEQEPDLTIFGESELPSHAPDPVMAEHRLGFYARNGAKTAGYETALFGVPYKTLYWSKKPVDDSVLMEQHRHIYESRFSPEKLDRFIRIPYDPAEPLVATPWEE; this is translated from the coding sequence ATGGAATTACGGATACCTACATCGGAACAACTCAAGTCTGTTTATGAGGGGCAGCTGAAACAGGCGTTTCCCGCCTCAGAGCTGAAGCCCCTGCAATCCATAGAGGAACTGTGGCGGGATGGGCTCTACCGCCCCTGGTGCCTGTTTGACGGCGATGAGATTGTTGGTGCCTGTTTTCTGTGGCTGGGGCGGCCGGGCTGGGCCCTGCTGGATTACCTGTGCGTCTCCGCGGATCATCGAAACAGGGGGATCGGGGCGCTGCTCCTGTCCATGCTGCTGGAACAGGAGCCGGATCTGACTATTTTCGGGGAAAGCGAGCTTCCCTCCCACGCTCCCGATCCCGTAATGGCGGAGCATCGCCTGGGCTTCTATGCCCGTAATGGCGCAAAAACCGCCGGGTATGAGACCGCTTTATTCGGGGTGCCCTACAAGACGCTCTACTGGTCCAAAAAGCCGGTGGACGACAGCGTGCTGATGGAACAGCACCGGCACATTTATGAAAGCCGCTTCTCTCCGGAAAAGCTCGACCGCTTTATCCGAATTCCCTATGACCCAGCGGAGCCGTTAGTGGCAACACCCTGGGAGGAGTAA
- a CDS encoding response regulator transcription factor, which produces MRKQILLIDDDLPLCRKLREALQDDTTEVRYFIDTAEALDSFMRHRYCLVIIDPALEDMDGRELLRTMRQAKVVPILVLTGILSLEDEIELLSLGATVCNSKPIDLRRCTAQAHALIRLYMESEHTEKQYYTLTFGTELVINPLHRQVHLKERAIQLTRREFDLLYLLASRPGQVFSREQLYSHIWNADTEFGVDEAVRFQIKSLRKKLTRTRGSYIQTVRGIGYRFDSEKE; this is translated from the coding sequence ATGCGAAAACAGATCCTGCTGATTGATGATGACCTGCCCCTTTGCCGGAAACTCCGGGAGGCTCTGCAGGACGATACCACAGAGGTCCGGTATTTCATTGACACAGCGGAGGCCCTGGACAGTTTTATGCGGCACCGGTATTGTCTGGTTATCATAGACCCGGCGCTGGAAGATATGGATGGCCGGGAACTGCTTCGGACCATGCGTCAGGCCAAGGTGGTCCCGATTCTGGTGCTCACCGGTATACTATCATTGGAAGATGAAATTGAACTTCTTTCATTAGGAGCAACAGTCTGTAACTCAAAGCCGATTGACCTGCGCCGCTGCACTGCTCAGGCTCATGCACTCATCCGCCTCTATATGGAGTCGGAACATACAGAGAAGCAATATTATACCTTGACCTTTGGGACAGAATTGGTTATTAACCCTTTGCATCGTCAGGTACATTTGAAAGAAAGGGCGATACAGCTTACTCGGAGAGAGTTTGATCTGCTGTACCTGCTGGCCAGCCGTCCTGGACAAGTATTTTCACGAGAGCAGCTCTACAGCCATATCTGGAATGCTGACACAGAGTTCGGCGTAGATGAAGCAGTACGGTTTCAAATCAAGAGTCTGCGAAAGAAACTGACCAGAACAAGAGGCAGTTATATTCAGACCGTTCGCGGAATCGGGTACCGATTTGATAGTGAAAAAGAGTAA
- a CDS encoding metal-dependent transcriptional regulator, with amino-acid sequence MKRQHGTSLHASGEDYLEAVLVLQKEKGMVRSVDVARHMGVSKPSVCHAVATLKEGGFLTMDGDFFLRLTDVGREVAEQTYEKHCFFTRLLVEAGVEPKAAERDACRMEHVISPASFQKLTELYQKSHPSTEPTENGRRFDAKTDPAD; translated from the coding sequence GTGAAACGACAACACGGCACATCACTTCATGCCTCCGGCGAAGACTATCTGGAGGCCGTGCTGGTGCTCCAAAAGGAAAAGGGCATGGTACGCTCTGTGGATGTTGCCCGGCACATGGGAGTCTCCAAGCCCAGCGTGTGCCACGCGGTAGCTACCCTAAAAGAAGGAGGCTTCCTCACCATGGACGGGGACTTCTTCCTCCGCCTGACCGATGTGGGCAGGGAGGTAGCCGAGCAGACCTATGAAAAACATTGCTTTTTCACACGCCTGTTAGTGGAGGCTGGTGTCGAGCCCAAGGCTGCTGAACGAGACGCCTGCCGCATGGAGCATGTGATCAGCCCAGCCAGTTTTCAGAAACTGACGGAGTTGTACCAGAAAAGCCATCCAAGTACAGAGCCGACCGAGAATGGGAGGCGGTTTGATGCGAAAACAGATCCTGCTGATTGA